Part of the Desulforegula conservatrix Mb1Pa genome is shown below.
CATCATGTCTTTTTTGTTTGGAGTGTTGTTCCTCATTCTGGGAATTATAGGCGTTTACCTTTCAAGAATACATCAGGCTTTGCAGGGCCGCCCCCAATTCATTATTGCTGATTATGTAAATTTTGACAGCAGATTGCCCGGTTCTGAATAATTTTAATTTTCAGGGACTGGCCGCAGATGAAAAGTTTTGAAGTCCTTTTTTCAAAAAGCGACCCGCTGGCATTCGGCTGGATGTTGGATTACGAGCAAAGGGCGCTCTAATCTAACCTAAGAATCGGCATGGTTTTTGATGGCAAAATTTAAAAGGTCGAAAAAAGTCCGATTCACGTCATTCCGCGCAGGCCGGAATCAGAAGTATCTGAAAATACAAAGATGCAGGATCAATTCCGGCATGACGCCGATGCCTGTTTTTGAGTCCATCAAAATTAAAGCCGTATTCACTTATTTTTTTACACATATCAGCTTGATCTGTTTTTTTACAATCGCGCCCGCGGTCTTTTCAAACTGTTCCGTGACATCAGAAACGTAAAAGTCTATTTTGCCGTTTTGCGGCAGAGATTCTGCCAGTTCTCTGTTTTCAGAAAGAAAACTGCTTATTGCCCCGGATACGGCAGAGCCTGAATCAATAATTGCGGTCTGGCCACCTATTTTTTTGCTGATTGTGTCCTTTAGTAGCGGATAATGGGTGCAGCCAAGTATCAGAGTGTCAATCTGTTTGGTTTTGAGGGGCTGGAGGTATTTTTTTACAATCATTGTTGTCTCAGGCCTTTTTGTCCAGCCTTCCTCAACGAGTGACACAAGAAGGGGGCAGGGTTCCGAATATACCTTGGCATCCGGTTTGAGTTCCATTATCTTCTGTTCATATATTCTGCTTGAGATTGTAGCTCTTGTTCCTATGACCCCAATTTTTCCGGTTTTGGAAGCCTTTATGGCGGCATGAACGGCAGGTGTAATTACTTCAAAAATAGGGACATCATATCTTTTTTTGATTTCATCAACAGCATGACTTGATGCTGTGTTGCATGCGATTACAATTATTTTTGCGCCCTTCTGAAGCAGAAATTCCGTATTTTCAAGGGCATAACCTATGACTGTCTGTCTGCTCTTTGTACCGTAAGGGGTTCTTGCGGTATCGCCGTAATATATAATGTCATATCCGGGCATGGTATCCATCAAGGCTCTGACAGTAGTCAGGCCGCCAATGCCTGAATCGAAAATTCCAATCATGATTAAACTCTTTAAATTAAATTAAAAGCAAATCCTGTTAACAGGGCAGCTTGTGTATATTAAAAAAATGATAATGGGAACCTGAAAAAGAACTAACTATCTCCCCTGGTTTTCTTCAGCTCATTTTCTGTTATTCTTTTGAGCATTTCCAGATCAATTTTTGTCTTGATTCCAGGGCACGCGTCAGCCATCAGTTCCCAGTTGCCTGGTTCTCTAAGAACAGCGGGAATAAAAGGCCATTCCCTGCACATCCTCGGCTTGACAGGATGTATGGAACATTTTTCCCTGAAAAAAATGCATTTGCCGTTTTCTCCGCTTTTCAGAAGAGGCCTTCCATCAGAAATCGAACAGTACTTATCGACGAAGGTATGGGGATCTGCCCCTATAAAGTCCGCGATTGCCTTGATGTCGTCTTCTGTAACGTAAGTGCCGCCATATCCGCTGCAGCAGTCACCGCACATTGTGCAGTCAAAAACAGAGGTAGAATTCTGAAGATCGCCGTTGTTTTTATCAAATACCATGCCTGCTCTCCAGCGCACGTTTCAGTGTTACCTGGTCAACGTACCTTATGTCTCCGCCCATGGGTACTCCCGAGGCAATTCTCGTTATCCTTACAGGAAAATCCTTGAGCCTTGATTTAATATATGAGGCCGTTGCCTCGCCTTCGACATTTGTATTGGTCGCAAGGATTATTTCACCTATTCCGCCTTTTTTCACACGTGAAAGAAGCTCTGCTATTCTTATATCATCAGGCCCGATTCCATCAATTGGAGAAAGACAGCCCTGAAGAATGTGGTACATACCCTGATACGCCCCAGATTTTTCAATCGCAGCCATATCAGAGTCTTTTTCAACGACGCATATTACTGTGGTATCCCTTGAGCCACTGTTGCAGAAACTGCATTTGCCGGAATCACAGAGCGCAAAGCACAGACCGCATATATCTACGTTTTTTATTCCCTGAAGGGATGAGATGAGCCTGTTCAGATTGTCCTGACGCATCCTGAGGATATGCATGCTCAGGCGCTCTGCTGTTTTGCGGCCTATGCCCGGCAGTTTAGCCAGCTCATTGATGAGGGCTATCAGGGATGGCGGATAATGGCTCATTAATTACATTAATCCAGGGATATTCAATCCGCCGGTCAATTTGCCCATTTCAGCAGAAGCCATCTGCTGGGACTTTATTAGGGCGTCGTTGACCGCTGCTGTAATAAGATCCTGGAGCATTTCAACATCTTCAGGATTCACAACTTCGGGTTCTATCCGGATTGACAGGATCTGCTGTTTGCCAGTTGCCGTGACCCTTACCATTCCTCCGCCTGCAGTAGCCTCGACTGTTTTGCTTCCAAGCTCTTCCTGCATCTTCATCATCTGGCTCTGGAGTTTCTGAGCCTGTTTCATCATGTTGCCCATGCCTTTCATAATTATTCCTCCCCTATGATTTTAATGTCTTTTACTGTTCCACTGAACATTTCCACAGCTTTTGTTACAATCGGACTGTTCAGTGCCTTGGTTTTAAGATCACCGGTTTTTCTGTTTTCTTCAACGATTGCCGGGTCTTCTGAGATAGTCTTGACTTCGATGTTTTTTACTGGTCTTCCGAGTACTTCCTCGGCACCTTCTCTTATAACAGCCTTTGATTTTTCACTCTGGACCCTGTCTATGGCAAATTTGCTGCCTGTAATTTCAAATGCCAGGCCATTGCCATCGAATTCAATTATCCTGCTGCTTGAAATCAGACTGAATAGAGACTTGGATTTTTTGTCAATGTTTTGAAGTACTGCACTCCAGAATTCAGCGAGAGACTTGCCGGTAATCGGGCCATCAGGGAATCTGCGCACAGGTTGGGGCTGATTCGTCTGGGTTTTCTGGATTTCAGGTTCATAAGATTTTGGCGGTGGCTCGTAGTTTGACTGTCTATAAGTATTGGCTGGTTGCGGATTATTTTGAAAAGATGGAGAATCAATCTGCCTTGTCTCATTCGGGGCTTCTTTTCTTTCAACTCTTGTTAAAGGAGTTCCCTGGGCAATCGAATTTTTAAGCTCGCCAATTTTTGATATCAGTTCATTTACTGAAAGCGCCTGCTTCATATGAATAAGGCGCATGAAGATCATTTCAACTGCAATGCGCGGGCTTGTGGCAAATTTAAGGGTCTGTTCAGAATTTATGAGAGCCTCCACAAGCTGGGAAAGGTGAATAACACCTGTATCAGCGGCGAGGGAAGTGACTGTTTCCATTTCTTTTTCGTTTATCCGTACCGTCCTGCTGCCGCATCCTGACCTAACAAGCACAAGGTCGCGCAAATATGAAATGATGTCATGGTAGAATCTTGTGAGATCAAGCCCCCTCAGATAAACTTCCTCAACTTTTTCAAGCATCAGGGGAACATTGCCCCTGATTATTGATTCGCAAGCAGAGTGAATCAAATCTCTTCCCGCGACACCAATTATGGCAAGGAGGTCTTCTGTCCCGGCGCCTTCCGGCATTGATCCGAGAAGCTGGTCAAGCAGGCTCAGGGCATCACGCATAGAACCACCGGATTCAGCTGTTATGGTTTCAAGAACAGGCAGAGGTATGTCAATCCCTTCTTTTTTGCAGAGATTAACAAGATGATTTTGAAGGGAGCCCAGGGGCAGTCTTCTCAGCTCATGGCGCTGGCATCTTGAAAGAATGGTGACAGGGATCTTGTGAACTTCAGTAGTTGCAAAAATAAACATCACATGCGGAGGCGGTTCCTCTAATGTCTTCAGCAGGGCATTGAAAGCTGCCATGCTCAACATGTGAACTTCATCAATTATATATATTTTATAAGAGCTGTGGGCAGGCATGTACCTGATATTTTCCCTGAGTTCTCTTATCTGGTCGACGCTGTTGTTCGAGGCTCCGTCAATTTCAAATACATCAACAGAATGGCCGGTTGTGATTTCTGTGCATGAACGGCAGATATTGCAAGGCGAAGGAGTAGGTCCATTTGTGCAGTTCATGGATTTTGCAATGATTCTGGCTATTGTTGTTTTCCCAGTGCCGCGTGGCCCGGATAGAAGAATAGCGTGTGCAACTCTGTTTGAAAGTATGGCGTTTGTGAGGGTTTTTGTGACGTGGGACTGCTCGACAACCTGATCAAAGGATTGTGGTCTGTATTTTCTTGCTAGTACGAGATAGGACATTTCTCCGCTTTTTTAAGCGCTTATGCTATGATTGTTGTTTTTGCGGTTTAAAGAAATAAAAATGGCGGAGAGAGGGGGATTCGAACCCCCGGTACCGGTTAGAGTACACACGCTTTCCAGGCGTGCACCTTAAGCCAACTCGGCCATCTCTCCGCATAAATTTCTATTGTTGACAGATTCATTCCGTCAAACGTCTGGATGAATATACATTTTCGTTTCCGATGTCAATACCTTACTTCTGTGAATAAGCATTTGTCCAACAGCTTTGTTTTGTCATAAATTAAAAGTTACATGAAAAACTGTTTTCTCTTGAACAGGAAAACTCTTTTTAGTATTTCAAAGTGCAATTTTGAAAAATATTAAATAAACCCAATAAGCAATCATTTAAGGATCATCAAGATGGCAGATGTATTTCCTTTCAGGGGCGTACTTTATAATCCTGAGAAAATTCAGAACTTGTCAGAAGTAGTTGCTCCACCTTATGATGTAATATCTCCTGAAGAGCAGGAGTCTTTTTACGCCAGAAACGAGAATAATGTCATAAGGCTTATTCTTGGCAAGGCTACGGAAACTGACTCTCCTGATAATAATCCCCATACAAGGGCGGCCGCATTTCTGAAAAGGTGCATGGATGAAGGAATTCTTGTGCAGGATTCAGAAAATGCCATGTATGTTACTTCCGTCGAGTTCGATGCTTATGGTAAAAAAGCCGTCAGGTATGGGTTGATCGCAAGGGTTAAGCTGGAAACCTTTGACAAGGGAGTTATCCTGCCCCACGAAAAAACCTTTTCAAAGGTTAAGACAGAGCGCCTCGGCCTCATGAAAAATTGCAAGGTCAATGACAGCCAGATTTTTTCTCTTTACAGGGATCATTCCGGCATATTCAGCTTCATAACTGACTCTGTCAAAAATATTGCTCCTGTGGCCGATATTTATGACGATAAAAATGAGCGTCACAAACTCTGGAAACTGACGGACAAAAAGACAGTAGATTTCATCACCGAAGCCATGAAAAAAGAGGTTCTTTATATTGCTGACGGTCACCACAGATACGAGACCGGCCTTAATTACAGGGAGTTTCTTAAGTCAGATCTTCCAGGCTTTGATGAAACCCATCCAGCCAATTATATAATGATGTATCTTTCGAGCATGGCTGACCCAGGACTTGTGATATTCCCGACTCACAGGGTTTTTCCTGAGCTTAAGGAAGAAATTCTTGGTTCTTTTGAAAAAAAGGCAGCCGAATTTTTTGATATCAAGGAATTCCAATACGGTTCAGATCCTTATACCGCTCTTGCAACGCTTGGAGAGGAAAGGGCAAAAGCATTGGATGATTGTCCCTCAATTGGCGTAGCGATTAAGGATAAAAAGTGTTTTTATCTTTTAACCCTGAAAAAGGGAGTGATGGAATCAAAATATCCTTCAATACCTGCCTGTTTAAGGCATCTTGATGTAACTGTTCTTACAAATCTGATCATATCTGATGTTCTTGGGCTTGATCCGGCTGCTCTTGATAACGAAAAACTGCTTGTATATACAAGCTACGAGAAGAATGCCGCTGATATGGTTTTAAAAGGGGATGCAGCAATATCCTTTCTTTTAAGCTCTACCAAGATGAAGCAGGTTCAGGACGTGGCTGAAAACGGTGATGTAATGCCACGTAAAACCACTTATTTTTATCCAAAGGCTCTTACTGGTCTCGTAATGCACAAGCTTACAGTATAGCTTGTGGTGAATCGGATATAATGGCCGCTGGGGCAGGGGTTTTTCTCTGTTCCAGCGGTGAGATTCAGCTTTTACAAGGTCGCAAAAAGCCTGATTTCCGTCATTCCGGCGAAAGCCTTATCCGGAAATGTCTGAAAACACAAAGAAGCAGGATCGAGTAAGGCATGACGGTGAAGCTGTTTTTTGACTTTTTGCGAGTCCATTAGCTTTTTTATGCACCCATCATTTTTTCAACTTCTTCTGTGTATTTATTCTCTCTTTCGTAAATGATCATGGGCGGGTCCACTATGAGTCCTGATTGTGCGCCTTTTTTGCCGGATATCATGACAAGCTTGGCAGGTTGATCCCTGAAAGAGTGAATCATTCTTGTGGATTTTGGCTCTATATTAACATTCTTCATTTCATATATGAGTTCCGCAAGCCTTTGCGACGGGAAAATGATATGGAACAGGCCTCCTGTTTTTAAGAGACTTCCTGATTTTTTAAGGAGCTGTCCCAGGGTGAGTTTTATTTCGTGCCTTGCGATGGCTTTTTCACTCTCCGGGTTTTTTCGTCCGCTGTCATTTTTTCTGTAAGGAGGATTTGAGATTATAATATCTGCCGGGCCATTTATGTCTGCCTGGATCATCTCCGAAAAGTCCATATTAAGGATTCTTATCCTTTCTTCAAATCCGTTATCCCTTATATTTCTGCTTGCCATTTCAGCCATATTTTTCTGGATTTCGATTCCCAAAACCCTGCAATCTTCATGAAGATGGGTCAGTATAAGCGGAATGACTCCTGAGCCTGTGCCAATGTCGACAATCTTTGAACCTTTTGGGATTTTAGCATAGTGAGCGATGAGAATTGGATCAATGGAAAATCTGTATCCATTTTCCCTTTGTCTTATTTTTATTTTGCCTTCAAAAAAAGAGTCTGTGGTGTGATTCATCAAAAATATTGCCTGATTATAATGTCAAAAATGGCTGGTTATCCGGCATCTGATGTCATTTACTATTTCTGTGTCGAGGCCGGAATTTATCATCCTGATCAGGTTTTTTTTCAGATAAAGGATCTGCTGCGACCAGGCAGGACTAAGGACTTTAAGTATCAGAACCCCGTTTCTGAGTGCGTCTGGTCTGGAGTTTTCAGAAATGGTTTTATCTATGACGTTTTCCCATACCTCAATGACATGCATCAGACCCCCTGCTGCATTTTTTGAAGTTTCCCGCACATAGCCCTTGAGCACACTTTTAATATGGGTGAACTCACTGTTTTTATTTCTTTCATTCATTACTTATTGCCCTGCTTGCCTTATTCCGTGAACTTTCACTTGACTCAACATTTTTACTAACTTAGGTTTAAGCCCAATTCAATGAACATTTTATCATTAACTATGTCAAGTGGGTGGAAAATCATGAGCTGGGATTGGGAAAAACTTAGGGAACAGCAGCAGAAGAACGATCAGAAAAGCTCCGGGCCGGATCTTGAAGATTTTTTTTCGCAGTTCAAGGGGATCAAATTTCCCGGAAGTTCGATTGGGATATTTTTTATCGTGCTGGCATGCCTTGCCGCTTATTCTTCTTTATATACTGTCCAGACTTCAGAGGTGGCTAT
Proteins encoded:
- the murI gene encoding glutamate racemase — its product is MIGIFDSGIGGLTTVRALMDTMPGYDIIYYGDTARTPYGTKSRQTVIGYALENTEFLLQKGAKIIVIACNTASSHAVDEIKKRYDVPIFEVITPAVHAAIKASKTGKIGVIGTRATISSRIYEQKIMELKPDAKVYSEPCPLLVSLVEEGWTKRPETTMIVKKYLQPLKTKQIDTLILGCTHYPLLKDTISKKIGGQTAIIDSGSAVSGAISSFLSENRELAESLPQNGKIDFYVSDVTEQFEKTAGAIVKKQIKLICVKK
- a CDS encoding YkgJ family cysteine cluster protein, translating into MVFDKNNGDLQNSTSVFDCTMCGDCCSGYGGTYVTEDDIKAIADFIGADPHTFVDKYCSISDGRPLLKSGENGKCIFFREKCSIHPVKPRMCREWPFIPAVLREPGNWELMADACPGIKTKIDLEMLKRITENELKKTRGDS
- the recR gene encoding recombination mediator RecR; amino-acid sequence: MSHYPPSLIALINELAKLPGIGRKTAERLSMHILRMRQDNLNRLISSLQGIKNVDICGLCFALCDSGKCSFCNSGSRDTTVICVVEKDSDMAAIEKSGAYQGMYHILQGCLSPIDGIGPDDIRIAELLSRVKKGGIGEIILATNTNVEGEATASYIKSRLKDFPVRITRIASGVPMGGDIRYVDQVTLKRALESRHGI
- a CDS encoding YbaB/EbfC family nucleoid-associated protein; protein product: MKGMGNMMKQAQKLQSQMMKMQEELGSKTVEATAGGGMVRVTATGKQQILSIRIEPEVVNPEDVEMLQDLITAAVNDALIKSQQMASAEMGKLTGGLNIPGLM
- the dnaX gene encoding DNA polymerase III subunit gamma/tau, which translates into the protein MSYLVLARKYRPQSFDQVVEQSHVTKTLTNAILSNRVAHAILLSGPRGTGKTTIARIIAKSMNCTNGPTPSPCNICRSCTEITTGHSVDVFEIDGASNNSVDQIRELRENIRYMPAHSSYKIYIIDEVHMLSMAAFNALLKTLEEPPPHVMFIFATTEVHKIPVTILSRCQRHELRRLPLGSLQNHLVNLCKKEGIDIPLPVLETITAESGGSMRDALSLLDQLLGSMPEGAGTEDLLAIIGVAGRDLIHSACESIIRGNVPLMLEKVEEVYLRGLDLTRFYHDIISYLRDLVLVRSGCGSRTVRINEKEMETVTSLAADTGVIHLSQLVEALINSEQTLKFATSPRIAVEMIFMRLIHMKQALSVNELISKIGELKNSIAQGTPLTRVERKEAPNETRQIDSPSFQNNPQPANTYRQSNYEPPPKSYEPEIQKTQTNQPQPVRRFPDGPITGKSLAEFWSAVLQNIDKKSKSLFSLISSSRIIEFDGNGLAFEITGSKFAIDRVQSEKSKAVIREGAEEVLGRPVKNIEVKTISEDPAIVEENRKTGDLKTKALNSPIVTKAVEMFSGTVKDIKIIGEE
- a CDS encoding DUF1015 domain-containing protein, producing MADVFPFRGVLYNPEKIQNLSEVVAPPYDVISPEEQESFYARNENNVIRLILGKATETDSPDNNPHTRAAAFLKRCMDEGILVQDSENAMYVTSVEFDAYGKKAVRYGLIARVKLETFDKGVILPHEKTFSKVKTERLGLMKNCKVNDSQIFSLYRDHSGIFSFITDSVKNIAPVADIYDDKNERHKLWKLTDKKTVDFITEAMKKEVLYIADGHHRYETGLNYREFLKSDLPGFDETHPANYIMMYLSSMADPGLVIFPTHRVFPELKEEILGSFEKKAAEFFDIKEFQYGSDPYTALATLGEERAKALDDCPSIGVAIKDKKCFYLLTLKKGVMESKYPSIPACLRHLDVTVLTNLIISDVLGLDPAALDNEKLLVYTSYEKNAADMVLKGDAAISFLLSSTKMKQVQDVAENGDVMPRKTTYFYPKALTGLVMHKLTV
- a CDS encoding tRNA1(Val) (adenine(37)-N6)-methyltransferase, with translation MNHTTDSFFEGKIKIRQRENGYRFSIDPILIAHYAKIPKGSKIVDIGTGSGVIPLILTHLHEDCRVLGIEIQKNMAEMASRNIRDNGFEERIRILNMDFSEMIQADINGPADIIISNPPYRKNDSGRKNPESEKAIARHEIKLTLGQLLKKSGSLLKTGGLFHIIFPSQRLAELIYEMKNVNIEPKSTRMIHSFRDQPAKLVMISGKKGAQSGLIVDPPMIIYERENKYTEEVEKMMGA
- a CDS encoding DUF721 domain-containing protein, translating into MNERNKNSEFTHIKSVLKGYVRETSKNAAGGLMHVIEVWENVIDKTISENSRPDALRNGVLILKVLSPAWSQQILYLKKNLIRMINSGLDTEIVNDIRCRITSHF